CAGTTCGAGTTCCTGGCCAACAACGACTGCGACTATCTGCAGGGCTACCTGCTCAGCCGCCCCGTCCCCTTGGCGGAGTTGCGGCCGATCCTCGACCGCCTCGACCGCCAGGAAATCGCCCCCATCACTTATTGCGATACAGCTCAACCAGGGTCGCCGGATCTTTTTGCAGATACCCCTGGCTACCGTGCAAGCGCATCAACTGTGCGGCAAGGCCACTGAGCGGAGTCGCGGTGCCCTGCTCGCGGGACAACTTGACCGCGCCGTCGAGATCCTTGAGCAGCGTGCGCACATGCCACTTGATCGGTTCGTAGCTGCTGGCGGCCATCTGCGGCGCAAGGATCTGCAACGGCTTCGAGTCGGCGAACCCACCGGCCAAGGCTTCGGCGATCAGGCTTGCATCGACCCCTGACTGTTCGGCCAGGGCCACCACCTCGGCAATCACCAGGGCGTTGCAGGCGACGATCATCTGGTTGCAGGCCTTGGTCACCTGACCTGCCCCCACGCCGCCCATGTGCGTCACCCGCTGGCCGAGCACCTGCAGCACCGGGCGCGCCCGCTCAAGGTCAGCGCCATCGCCGCCAACCATGATCGCCAGCGTGCCCGCTTCGGCCCCAGGGGTACCACCGGACACCGGCGTATCCAGCCAGGCCATACCGCACAGCGCCGCCAGTTCGGCGGCCATCTCCCGGGTGGCAGTGGGCTCAAGGCTGGAGAAATCAACCAGCAGCTGCCCCCGGCGGCCACCGCTGGAAATACCGTGCTCACCAAACACGACCTCGCGCACCACGGCGGTGTCGGCCAGGCACAGCAGCACCATGTCACTGTCGCGGCACAGTTCAGCGGGAGTTGCCGCCAGGCGTGCACCGGCTGCAACCAGCTCGGCGCACTTTTCCGGGCTGCGGTTCCAGACCGTCAGCGGGAACCCCGCGGCCAGCAGGCGCCGGCACATGGGCAGGCCCATCAAGCCAATTCCGGCAAATCCAAGTGAAGGAAGTTCTGAACGCATCGACCACTCCTGGCAAATTGGAAATTCACTGGGCCGCACACCGACCCATTACGCATTCCGTAAACTGTTACCGCCACGCCAAATTGTTACCTACCTCCACCCGGCTGAACGCCTACAAGCACCAAGTCGAGGCGACTGTGCATTTTCACGCACCAAAACAGAGCGCGCTCAGGCGGGCTGCTTCACCTGAATCACGATGAACGGCGAGACGACAACTGCCCATATCTCTGGATCGCGGCTTTGCAGCTCCATCGCCTGCTCCATGGTCACCGGTCCGACAGTGCCATCACTGCGCCACTTGGCGAAGATCTCGCTGCGATTCTCGGCCATCGCCTCGGCAACGGCGATTAGGTCAAGGCTGGGGTCGACCCAAATCAGGTCACCCTTGGCCCAGAAACGCTCCAAGGCTTTCCACTCGATGGTCGCAGTCTCGCCAAGCAATTTGGCATAGAGGGTGCTTGTTTGATCAGTCATGGGTTTGTACCCGCAAAAACGGCCAATAAAAAAGGCCTGCATTTTTGCAGAAAAACCCGGTTTCAAAACAGTAATTTGGTCGATTGGCCCCGAACGTGTGGGGTTGGGCCGTAGGTACAGGCAATTTGATGGCGCCTTTTTGTATCTTTGTGTCGACCATGCGACAACCCTCGAAATAGGCACTTTTCGCCCGCTTTTCAAGCGCTCGGACAGCGCTCTACACTGTACCGGTACAGTTCCGGGACATGTTCCGGGGGAAGGTGGGCATGCAGCGTGGCGTGGCCATGCCGCAAATCCCGCCCGGTCTGTAGCCCTGGCCGCCAGGACTATAAGAATTACAACAGAATGAGTGGAGCACTATGATCAAGATTTCCAAGCTGTTCGCTGCAATGGTACTGGCCGGGGTAGCCAGCCATTCGTTTGCCGCCGATACCATCAAGATCGGTATCGCAGGTCCCAAGACCGGCCCTGTGACCCAGTACGGCGACATGCAGTTCATCGGCGCGAAACAGGCCATCAAGGACATCAACGCCAAGGGCGGCGTCGATGGCAAGATGCTCGAAGCCAAGGAATACGACGACGCGTGCGACCCTAAACAGGCCGTGGCAGTCGCCAACAAAGTGGTCAACGACGGCGTCAAGTTCGTCATCGGCCACCTGTGCTCCAGCTCCACCCAACCAGCTTCGGACATCTACGAAGACGAAGGCGTGATCATGATCACCCCGGCTGCCACCAGCCCGGAAATCACCGCCCGTGGCTACAAGCTGATCTTCCGCACCATCGGCCTGGACAGCGCCCAGGGTCCGGCCGCCGGCAACTACATCGCCGACCACGTCAAGCCGAAGGTCGTAGCCGTGCTGCACGACAAGCAGCAATACGGTGAAGGCATCGCCACCGCGGTCAAGCAGACCCTTGAGAAGAAGGGCACCAAGGTTGCCGTGTTCGAAGGCCTCAACGCTGGTGACAAGGATTTCTCCTCGATCATCCAGAAGCTCAAGCAGAACAACGTCGACTTCGTCTACTACGGCGGCTACCACCCGGAGCTGGGCCTGATCCTGCGCCAGGCTCAGGAAAAAGGCCTGAAAGCCAAGTTCATGGGCCCGGAAGGCGTGGGTAACGACTCCATCTCGCAGATCGCCCAGGGCGCCTCCGAAGGCCTGCTGGTCACCCTGCCGAAATCCTTCGACGCCGACCCGGAAAACAAGGCCATCGTCGACGCCATCAAGGCTGACGGCAAGGATCCGAGCGGCCCGTTCGTATTCCCGGCCTACTCCGCCGTGGAGCTGATCGCCAAGGGTATCGAAGCGGCCAAGTCCGAAGACACCGACAAGGTGGCAGCCGCCATCCACGCCGGTTCCTTCAAGACCCCGACCGGCACCCTGTCGTATGACCAGAAAGGCGACCTGAAAGACTTCAAGTTCGTGGTCTACGAATGGCACTTCGGCAAGCCGAAGACTGAAGTCTCCCCTCAGTAACTGCGTGACTAAATAGCTGACCTACGAGCCCACTGTGCGAGCAGTGGGCTTTGTTTTATGAGGTTCATGGGCCTGGTTGCCGCGATCCGGCAGCGGGCTCACCTGAAAATCTTAAAACCGTCACCCGCGGTTTCCTGGCCGTCACCCGGCTGGGAAATGCAAATCAGGTTTTTAGGAGCGCTGTAATGCCTGAGATCTACCATTTCTTCCAACAACTGGTTAATGGATTGACCATCGGCAGCACCTATGCCTTGATCGCCATCGGCTACACGATGGTGTACGGCATCATTGGCATGATCAACTTCGCCCATGGCGAGGTATACATGATTGGTTCCTACGTGGCCTTCATCGCCCTGGCGGGCCTGGCCATGATGGGTATCCATTCGCTGCCGATCCTGATGACCGTTGCCTTCGTCGCGACGATCTTCGTCACCAGTGCCTATGGCTACAGCATCGAACGGGTTGCCTACCGCCCCCTGCGCAACAGCAACCGTCTGATCCCGCTGATTTCCGCCATCGGCATGTCGATCTTCCTGCAGAACACTGTCTTGCTGTCGCAGGATTCCAAGGATAAATCCATCCCCAACCTGATCCCAGGGAGCTTCTCCTTCGGGCCGGGAGGCGCGGAAGAGGTCCTGGTGTCCTACATGCAGATTCTGGTGTTCGTGGTCACCCTGGTGGCCATGACCCTGCTCACCCTGTTCATCTCCCGTTCCCGCCTGGGGCGCGCCTGCCGTGCCTGCGCCGAGGACATCAAGATGGCCAACCTGCTGGGCATCAACACCAACAACATCATTGCCCTGACTTTCGTCATCGGTGCCGCACTGGCGGCCGTGGCGGCCGTGCTGCTGAGCATGCAGTACGGGGTCATCAACCCCAACGCCGGTTTCCTGGTGGGCCTGAAGGCCTTCACTGCGGCGGTACTGGGTGGCATCGGCAGCATTCCGGGCGCGATGCTCGGCGGGCTGGTGCTGGGTGTGGCCGAAGCCTTCGGCGCCGACATCTTCGGCGACCAGTACAAGGACGTGGTTGCATTCGGTCTGTTGGTTCTTGTCCTGCTGTTCCGGCCGACCGGCATCCTCGGCCGCCCGGAGGTTGAAAAAGTATGAACAGAAATCTCAAACAGGCGTTCTTCGCCGCCTTGCTGGTGTGGGCCGTGGCCTTCCCGGTACTGGGCCTGAAACTGAGCATCGACGGCATCAGCCTGGTCGTGCATAGCCAGGGCTCGTTCACCATCAGCATCATTGCCGTGTGCTCGGTGCTGATGTTCCTGCGCGTGCTGTTCGACAAGCAGTGGAGCTCGGTGATGGCCCGCCGCTCGGATCGCAAGCTGATCCCCCCAGCGGTGAGCAATTACCTGACCCTGCCCAAGACCCAGCGCTACATCATCATGGGCCTGATCGTCGCCGCACTGGTGTGGCCGTTCTTCGGCTCGCGCGGGGCGGTCGACATCGCCACGCTGATCCTGATCTACGTGCTGCTTGGACTGGGCCTGAACATCGTGGTTGGCCTCGCCGGCCTGCTCGACCTGGGTTATGTGGGCTTCTACGCCGTCGGCGCCTACAGCTATGCGATGCTGTCGCACTACTTGGGCTGGAGTTTCTGGGTCTGCCTGCCGATCGCCGGCCTGATGGCGGCCACCTTCGGGTTCCTGC
The Pseudomonas sp. KU43P genome window above contains:
- a CDS encoding branched-chain amino acid ABC transporter substrate-binding protein: MIKISKLFAAMVLAGVASHSFAADTIKIGIAGPKTGPVTQYGDMQFIGAKQAIKDINAKGGVDGKMLEAKEYDDACDPKQAVAVANKVVNDGVKFVIGHLCSSSTQPASDIYEDEGVIMITPAATSPEITARGYKLIFRTIGLDSAQGPAAGNYIADHVKPKVVAVLHDKQQYGEGIATAVKQTLEKKGTKVAVFEGLNAGDKDFSSIIQKLKQNNVDFVYYGGYHPELGLILRQAQEKGLKAKFMGPEGVGNDSISQIAQGASEGLLVTLPKSFDADPENKAIVDAIKADGKDPSGPFVFPAYSAVELIAKGIEAAKSEDTDKVAAAIHAGSFKTPTGTLSYDQKGDLKDFKFVVYEWHFGKPKTEVSPQ
- the livH gene encoding high-affinity branched-chain amino acid ABC transporter permease LivH; translated protein: MPEIYHFFQQLVNGLTIGSTYALIAIGYTMVYGIIGMINFAHGEVYMIGSYVAFIALAGLAMMGIHSLPILMTVAFVATIFVTSAYGYSIERVAYRPLRNSNRLIPLISAIGMSIFLQNTVLLSQDSKDKSIPNLIPGSFSFGPGGAEEVLVSYMQILVFVVTLVAMTLLTLFISRSRLGRACRACAEDIKMANLLGINTNNIIALTFVIGAALAAVAAVLLSMQYGVINPNAGFLVGLKAFTAAVLGGIGSIPGAMLGGLVLGVAEAFGADIFGDQYKDVVAFGLLVLVLLFRPTGILGRPEVEKV
- a CDS encoding DUF2288 domain-containing protein; translated protein: MTDQTSTLYAKLLGETATIEWKALERFWAKGDLIWVDPSLDLIAVAEAMAENRSEIFAKWRSDGTVGPVTMEQAMELQSRDPEIWAVVVSPFIVIQVKQPA
- a CDS encoding NAD(P)-dependent oxidoreductase translates to MRSELPSLGFAGIGLMGLPMCRRLLAAGFPLTVWNRSPEKCAELVAAGARLAATPAELCRDSDMVLLCLADTAVVREVVFGEHGISSGGRRGQLLVDFSSLEPTATREMAAELAALCGMAWLDTPVSGGTPGAEAGTLAIMVGGDGADLERARPVLQVLGQRVTHMGGVGAGQVTKACNQMIVACNALVIAEVVALAEQSGVDASLIAEALAGGFADSKPLQILAPQMAASSYEPIKWHVRTLLKDLDGAVKLSREQGTATPLSGLAAQLMRLHGSQGYLQKDPATLVELYRNK